From Chelatococcus sp. YT9, a single genomic window includes:
- a CDS encoding type I secretion system permease/ATPase has protein sequence MSQAGIMGGGKKAPTALNAAIRATRPAFVTAIIFSFFINLLGLTGSLYMMQVYDRVLSSRNLTTLVVLTILIAILYLVSASLESLRTRLLVRAGVRFDEEVNADAFNAVQRASLRQPGPGHVQALRDVDSIREFFTGQGLITFCDVPWVPIYIIAATLLHPWYGILAIITALISAALAFANDRATRPVLDQATKANITAQNQALTTFRNAEVLQAMGMVGRLREKWVKHHYDALGHQAQASDRAGGLMAGIKFNRAFMQSLILGVGAYLAIKREISPGMMIAASIIVGRCVQPIEMAISNWKSLINMRSAYERVQGLLRALPAPGARMRLPDPKGDISVENLIVRVPTRDVPVLKGISFAVPAGTVLGVIGPSAAGKSSLARALVGVWPAAAGCVRLDGSDLTHWDPEQLGRFLGYLPQDVELFSGSIAENIARFGDMDEAGIVGAAQLAGVHEMIQRLPDGYNTQIGEGGQALSGGQRQRVGLARALYGSPPILVLDEPNASLDAAGEQALMTAIRQLKAAGRTVILISHKTNSLALCDSILVLAEGGVQAFGPRDEVLAKVLGPRIVGPQGAGPATAAPGQPGIAAAAAPG, from the coding sequence ATGTCACAGGCGGGGATTATGGGTGGGGGTAAGAAGGCTCCGACGGCGCTGAACGCGGCGATCCGCGCGACGCGACCCGCGTTTGTGACGGCGATCATTTTCTCGTTTTTCATCAATCTTCTGGGTTTGACGGGTTCGTTGTACATGATGCAGGTCTATGACCGCGTCCTGTCGAGCCGGAACCTGACGACACTTGTTGTCCTGACGATCCTGATCGCGATTTTGTATCTTGTTTCGGCCTCGCTGGAGAGCCTCAGGACGCGCCTTCTGGTGCGCGCGGGTGTCCGGTTTGACGAGGAGGTGAACGCGGATGCGTTCAATGCGGTGCAGCGGGCCTCGCTGCGCCAGCCCGGTCCTGGCCATGTGCAGGCCCTGCGCGACGTCGACAGCATCCGGGAGTTCTTCACGGGCCAGGGGCTGATCACCTTCTGCGACGTGCCGTGGGTGCCGATCTACATCATCGCGGCAACGCTGCTGCATCCCTGGTACGGGATCCTGGCGATCATCACGGCCTTGATCTCGGCGGCGCTGGCCTTTGCGAACGACCGTGCGACGCGGCCGGTGCTCGACCAGGCGACGAAGGCCAATATCACGGCGCAGAACCAAGCGCTGACCACCTTCCGCAATGCGGAGGTGCTGCAGGCGATGGGGATGGTGGGACGGCTGCGCGAGAAGTGGGTGAAGCACCACTACGACGCGCTTGGCCACCAGGCGCAGGCCTCCGACCGGGCCGGCGGGCTGATGGCGGGCATCAAGTTCAACCGCGCCTTCATGCAGAGCCTGATCCTGGGGGTCGGAGCCTATCTCGCCATCAAGCGGGAGATCTCGCCGGGCATGATGATCGCGGCCTCGATCATCGTGGGGCGCTGCGTGCAGCCGATCGAGATGGCGATCAGCAACTGGAAGTCGCTGATCAACATGCGCTCGGCCTATGAGCGCGTGCAGGGCCTGTTGCGGGCGCTGCCGGCGCCGGGCGCGCGCATGCGTCTGCCGGATCCGAAGGGTGACATCTCGGTCGAGAACCTGATCGTGCGGGTGCCGACGCGGGACGTGCCGGTGCTGAAGGGCATCTCCTTCGCGGTGCCGGCGGGCACGGTGCTGGGTGTCATCGGGCCGAGCGCTGCGGGCAAGTCGAGCCTGGCGCGGGCGCTCGTCGGGGTGTGGCCGGCGGCAGCGGGCTGTGTGCGGCTCGACGGATCGGACCTGACCCATTGGGATCCCGAGCAGCTCGGGCGCTTCCTCGGCTATCTGCCGCAGGACGTGGAGCTGTTCTCCGGCTCCATCGCCGAGAACATCGCGCGCTTCGGCGACATGGACGAGGCGGGGATCGTGGGGGCGGCGCAGCTGGCCGGCGTGCATGAGATGATCCAGCGCCTGCCGGACGGCTACAACACGCAGATCGGCGAAGGCGGGCAGGCCCTGTCGGGCGGCCAGCGCCAGCGCGTGGGACTGGCGCGGGCCCTTTACGGGTCGCCGCCGATCCTGGTGCTGGACGAGCCGAATGCGAGCCTCGACGCGGCCGGCGAGCAGGCGCTGATGACGGCGATCCGCCAGCTGAAGGCGGCCGGGCGCACGGTGATCCTGATCAGCCACAAGACCAATTCCCTGGCCTTGTGCGATTCCATCCTGGTGCTGGCGGAAGGTGGCGTGCAGGCCTTCGGGCCGCGCGACGAGGTGCTGGCCAAGGTGCTCGGGCCGCGCATCGTCGGGCCGCAGGGCGCAGGGCCGGCGACCGCCGCCCCCGGCCAGCCGGGCATCGCCGCGGCCGCCGCGCCGGGTTGA